GCCCGCCGAGGCCGTCGCCCTCGATCCGGGGATCGGCTTCGGCAAGCGCCTGGAGCACAACCTGGCCCTGCTCAACCATCCGGAATGGTTCTGCGGGCTGGGACGGCCGATCGTCGTAGGCGCCTCGCGCAAGTCCTTCATCGGCGGGCTGACCGCGGCCTCCGTCGAGGAGCGGCTGCCGGGCACCCTGGCCGCCCACACCGTCGCCCTGCTGCGCGGCGCCCACCTGCTGCGCGTCCATGACGTCCCCCAGGCCGTCCAGGCCTTGCGCGTGGCCGCGGCGATCAAGGGAGCCGGCCAATGAAGCGCATCGCCGCCGGT
The Candidatus Coatesbacteria bacterium DNA segment above includes these coding regions:
- the folP gene encoding dihydropteroate synthase, encoding EAVISVDTYKPAVAEACLAAGVQIINDVTGLRGPENDDAMARVAAEYGAGVVVMHMQGSPRDMQRDPRYDDLGRELHDFFLERLRVCVGAGLPAEAVALDPGIGFGKRLEHNLALLNHPEWFCGLGRPIVVGASRKSFIGGLTAASVEERLPGTLAAHTVALLRGAHLLRVHDVPQAVQALRVAAAIKGAGQ